The proteins below are encoded in one region of Rhodoluna lacicola:
- a CDS encoding DUF4190 domain-containing protein translates to MAKTDAVPQKDKYDFTKLNTLSVVSLASALTGFGVVAAIITGHISLAQIKRTGENGRALALSGVILGYVSIALWILGSVFWTVFMFWAAKNGYGDMGGMRGGWDMDHMGPKLPGMMDNS, encoded by the coding sequence ATGGCTAAAACAGATGCAGTCCCGCAGAAGGACAAATACGATTTCACCAAACTAAACACACTCTCAGTAGTGTCACTTGCTTCCGCACTCACCGGCTTTGGTGTTGTGGCAGCAATTATCACCGGGCACATTTCACTGGCTCAGATTAAGCGAACCGGAGAAAACGGTCGCGCGCTTGCTCTCTCAGGCGTAATTCTTGGCTACGTGTCTATTGCCCTGTGGATCCTGGGTTCTGTCTTCTGGACAGTATTCATGTTCTGGGCAGCAAAGAACGGCTATGGCGACATGGGCGGAATGCGCGGTGGCTGGGACATGGACCACATGGGCCCAAAGCTGCCGGGAATGATGGACAACAGCTAA
- the tsaD gene encoding tRNA (adenosine(37)-N6)-threonylcarbamoyltransferase complex transferase subunit TsaD, which produces MTSSISNLNYKIREANDQDLDAIMELENACFGNDAWDADTMHFEVVAHHTYYLAAFEGPTDQGKLIGFAGLSKIPGNDQADIQTIAVSQAARGQGIGKALMLELLKEARRLHTQEIFLEVRADNPAAQKLYLALGFEHIDTRKRYYQPDDVDAWVMRLQFAKTSIGREPVVLGIETSCDETGVGIVRGNTLLANIISSSMDEHARFGGVVPEIAARAHLEALKPTLDQALAKANLSLKDIDAIAVTNGPGLGGALMVGIGAAKALSVAIEKPIYAVNHLVGHVGVDVLERGELQTPTVALLVSGGHTSLLLVRDLINDVELLGETIDDAAGEAFDKVARVLRLKYPGGPEIDKAAIGGDPKAIRFPRGLSLPKDMEKHRYDFSFSGLKTAVARWVEVAETKDEPINVADIAASFREAVADVLVTKAVNACLDHKVPRLLLGGGVVANKRLRELAQERCDAHGIELRIPALSLCTDNGAMIAALGAQLIMAGRAPSSLHFGSDSTLPVTTVQTL; this is translated from the coding sequence ATGACCAGCTCAATTAGCAATCTAAATTACAAAATTCGCGAGGCTAACGATCAAGACCTTGACGCAATCATGGAACTTGAAAACGCCTGCTTTGGCAATGATGCCTGGGATGCAGATACCATGCACTTTGAAGTGGTTGCCCACCACACCTACTATCTAGCCGCCTTTGAAGGCCCAACAGACCAGGGCAAACTTATTGGGTTCGCCGGGCTAAGCAAGATTCCGGGCAACGACCAGGCAGATATTCAGACCATCGCGGTGAGCCAGGCTGCGCGCGGTCAAGGAATCGGCAAGGCGCTGATGCTTGAGCTGCTAAAAGAGGCTCGTCGACTACACACTCAAGAAATTTTTCTTGAGGTGCGCGCCGACAATCCGGCAGCGCAAAAACTTTACCTAGCACTTGGTTTTGAACACATCGATACCCGCAAGCGCTATTACCAACCAGATGATGTTGATGCCTGGGTAATGCGTTTGCAATTTGCCAAGACATCGATCGGCCGCGAACCAGTTGTCTTGGGAATCGAGACATCTTGCGATGAAACCGGCGTTGGCATTGTGCGTGGCAACACCCTGCTGGCCAACATCATTTCTTCATCGATGGACGAGCATGCCCGATTTGGTGGAGTGGTTCCAGAGATCGCCGCCCGCGCGCACCTTGAGGCACTAAAGCCAACTCTTGATCAAGCGCTGGCGAAGGCAAATCTTTCTCTGAAAGACATCGATGCAATTGCGGTGACCAACGGCCCTGGTCTTGGTGGTGCCCTCATGGTTGGAATTGGTGCGGCAAAAGCTTTGAGCGTGGCAATCGAAAAACCTATTTACGCGGTCAATCACTTGGTTGGTCACGTTGGCGTTGACGTTCTTGAACGCGGTGAATTGCAAACCCCTACAGTGGCACTCTTAGTGAGTGGTGGGCACACCTCTCTTCTTTTGGTACGCGATTTAATCAACGATGTTGAGCTGCTTGGTGAAACAATTGACGATGCCGCGGGCGAGGCCTTCGACAAAGTCGCCCGCGTTCTACGTTTGAAATATCCGGGCGGACCAGAAATTGACAAGGCAGCTATCGGTGGCGATCCAAAAGCAATTCGTTTCCCGCGTGGCCTGTCGTTGCCAAAAGATATGGAAAAGCACCGTTACGACTTTTCTTTCTCCGGTTTGAAAACCGCGGTAGCCCGCTGGGTAGAAGTTGCCGAAACCAAAGACGAGCCAATCAACGTGGCTGACATCGCGGCATCATTCCGTGAGGCGGTTGCAGATGTGTTGGTTACCAAGGCCGTCAACGCTTGCCTAGATCACAAGGTGCCGCGCCTGCTTCTAGGCGGCGGGGTAGTGGCCAATAAGCGTTTGCGCGAACTGGCTCAGGAGCGCTGTGACGCGCACGGCATTGAACTCAGAATTCCTGCCCTAAGTCTGTGCACCGATAACGGAGCAATGATTGCCGCCCTTGGCGCCCAACTGATCATGGCCGGCCGAGCACCCTCTAGCTTGCACTTTGGCTCAGACTCAACCCTGCCGGTCACCACGGTCCAGACGCTCTAG
- the tsaB gene encoding tRNA (adenosine(37)-N6)-threonylcarbamoyltransferase complex dimerization subunit type 1 TsaB, which produces MSTRRQPILAVLQMPNYTLCIDTSAGTTVAVLQGDETRSEIHFDENMKHAERIGDAIAQAIAAAEINPSRISNVVVGRGPAPFTGLRIGIAAALMFAEGVGAKLWGVTSLDAIALAAFNKLGVAPGAATKPLLVTADARRSEVYWALYSGLSKSGAPILVEGPAVAKPAALEELLAVKEFQRTDLKINAVDLGKVFEAQLLDGTASQSVSALYLREADAVAPKDLREFGKRVSG; this is translated from the coding sequence GTGAGCACAAGACGGCAACCGATTCTGGCGGTGCTGCAAATGCCTAACTACACACTTTGCATTGACACTTCTGCCGGCACCACAGTTGCCGTGCTCCAGGGAGATGAAACTCGTAGCGAAATTCACTTTGACGAGAACATGAAGCATGCTGAGCGCATCGGTGATGCAATCGCTCAGGCTATTGCCGCTGCTGAGATTAATCCCAGCAGAATTTCAAATGTTGTGGTTGGCCGCGGCCCTGCCCCGTTCACCGGTTTGCGCATTGGAATTGCTGCAGCGCTGATGTTTGCCGAGGGTGTGGGTGCAAAACTCTGGGGAGTTACCAGCCTTGACGCAATTGCCCTTGCCGCGTTCAACAAACTTGGCGTTGCACCGGGTGCAGCGACTAAACCGTTGTTAGTCACCGCCGATGCTCGCCGCAGCGAAGTTTACTGGGCGCTGTACTCGGGTCTGTCAAAATCTGGAGCACCAATCCTGGTTGAGGGACCAGCGGTGGCAAAGCCGGCCGCACTGGAAGAACTACTGGCAGTAAAAGAATTTCAACGAACCGACCTCAAAATTAATGCGGTTGACCTTGGCAAAGTTTTTGAGGCCCAACTGCTAGATGGCACAGCCTCGCAAAGTGTGAGCGCACTTTACCTTCGTGAGGCAGACGCGGTGGCCCCTAAGGATTTGCGTGAGTTTGGAAAGCGGGTTTCCGGATGA
- the tsaE gene encoding tRNA (adenosine(37)-N6)-threonylcarbamoyltransferase complex ATPase subunit type 1 TsaE — MPSKKASAKHIIESPQAMHNLGVQLGATFKPGDLVLLTGPLGAGKTTLTRGIGEALGAIGNVSSPTFVIARTHKLEGQEHVLVHVDAYRLSSAAELDDLDIDFENSITIVEWGKGYTDGITDRWIEIDIERDHTGESEVREVIISEHKTATDSGGAANA; from the coding sequence ATGCCTTCAAAGAAAGCATCGGCCAAGCACATCATTGAGTCACCCCAGGCCATGCATAACTTGGGGGTCCAGCTGGGCGCAACTTTCAAACCCGGTGACTTAGTTCTGCTAACCGGCCCGCTTGGTGCCGGCAAAACAACTCTGACTCGCGGTATCGGCGAGGCGCTGGGCGCAATCGGCAACGTCTCTAGCCCAACTTTTGTAATCGCCCGCACCCACAAACTTGAAGGCCAAGAACACGTGCTGGTGCACGTAGATGCCTATCGCCTTTCGAGCGCCGCCGAATTGGATGACCTAGATATTGATTTCGAAAACTCAATCACAATTGTGGAGTGGGGCAAGGGCTACACCGATGGAATTACCGACCGCTGGATCGAGATAGACATCGAACGCGATCACACCGGGGAATCCGAAGTGCGCGAGGTAATTATCAGTGAGCACAAGACGGCAACCGATTCTGGCGGTGCTGCAAATGCCTAA
- the alr gene encoding alanine racemase codes for MRELIIDLDAIAKNLNTMRAKTNGALALAVIKADAYGHGMLPVAKKLEAAGADYLGVADIEEAMKLRAEGIDLPILAWLHSPTENFVSAIDAGIELGIANIDHLERIAKASQQLRRVARVHLKVDTGLGRNGAGAAEWPEVLQKAHELVAEGFIQVVAIFSHLSCTSEADDLNQIARFEAACDEAKAAGIDFELRHLVASDGLLRYPQAHYEMVRIGVALYGLSPFVENSAADFGLVPAMTATARVTQTKRVGANQGVSYGYLHRTAAETTLALIPVGYAEGLPRNATGKAQVSIHGKQYSVNSRVAMDQFVLDVGDDAVVAGDLVTIFGDPAAGVPSADDLAAACDTINYEIVTRMGGRFHRSYLGESN; via the coding sequence ATGAGAGAACTGATCATTGACCTCGACGCCATCGCTAAAAATTTAAACACAATGCGCGCAAAGACAAATGGCGCACTTGCCTTGGCTGTTATCAAAGCAGACGCTTATGGTCACGGCATGTTGCCGGTGGCAAAAAAACTTGAGGCCGCGGGCGCCGACTATCTTGGTGTTGCCGACATCGAAGAGGCAATGAAACTTCGTGCCGAAGGAATTGATCTTCCAATTTTGGCGTGGCTGCACTCACCAACCGAAAACTTTGTGTCCGCAATTGACGCGGGCATTGAACTTGGCATCGCCAACATCGATCACTTGGAACGAATTGCTAAAGCATCGCAGCAACTAAGACGAGTCGCACGTGTGCACCTAAAGGTTGACACCGGTCTTGGCCGAAACGGTGCCGGCGCAGCCGAGTGGCCCGAGGTGTTGCAGAAGGCACACGAACTAGTGGCCGAAGGATTTATTCAGGTGGTTGCAATTTTCAGTCACCTGTCGTGCACCAGCGAAGCCGATGACCTAAACCAGATTGCCAGATTTGAGGCAGCCTGTGACGAGGCCAAGGCCGCCGGTATTGATTTTGAACTGCGCCACCTAGTCGCGAGCGACGGACTTTTGCGCTACCCACAGGCTCACTATGAGATGGTGCGCATCGGTGTGGCACTTTATGGGCTTTCACCTTTTGTCGAAAACAGTGCGGCCGATTTTGGTTTGGTGCCGGCGATGACCGCAACCGCGCGAGTCACCCAAACCAAGCGCGTGGGTGCCAATCAGGGGGTTAGTTACGGCTACCTGCATCGCACCGCGGCCGAGACCACCCTGGCATTGATTCCGGTTGGCTACGCAGAGGGGCTACCGCGCAATGCAACCGGCAAGGCGCAGGTTTCTATTCACGGCAAGCAGTACTCGGTAAACAGCCGGGTGGCAATGGACCAGTTCGTGCTGGATGTCGGAGACGACGCCGTGGTAGCCGGGGACTTGGTCACGATTTTTGGTGATCCGGCGGCCGGAGTTCCATCTGCCGATGATTTGGCCGCGGCCTGCGACACAATCAACTACGAGATTGTGACTCGAATGGGCGGCCGCTTTCACCGCAGCTACCTAGGAGAAAGTAACTAG
- a CDS encoding holo-ACP synthase, producing the protein MILGTGVDTVSLSRFESKLAETPRLKDRLFLDIETLNNGAEASIQTLAGRFAAKEAVIKALGGEPGIEWHGIEVGKESSGKPVIWLHGETAKLALRAGVRKLHVSISHDGDVAVAFVVAEGDPQ; encoded by the coding sequence ATGATTTTAGGAACAGGTGTCGACACCGTTTCACTAAGCCGCTTTGAATCCAAACTGGCCGAGACCCCGCGTCTCAAGGATCGCCTTTTTCTGGACATCGAGACCCTGAACAATGGGGCCGAAGCCAGCATTCAGACCCTCGCTGGCAGGTTCGCCGCTAAAGAAGCCGTAATCAAGGCCCTGGGTGGAGAGCCGGGTATTGAATGGCACGGCATTGAGGTGGGCAAGGAATCAAGCGGTAAGCCGGTGATTTGGCTGCACGGTGAAACTGCCAAGTTGGCGCTGCGTGCCGGAGTGAGAAAATTACATGTATCAATTTCGCACGACGGTGATGTTGCCGTTGCATTCGTAGTGGCAGAAGGGGATCCACAATGA
- the glmS gene encoding glutamine--fructose-6-phosphate transaminase (isomerizing) — protein sequence MCGIVGYVGPKSTLEVLLGGLRRLEYRGYDSAGVSVISGTGLETRKKAGKLDNLINEITNHPLPDAHIGIGHTRWATHGAPTDGNAHPHIGGSAAKLSLIHNGIIENFYELKAELVAAGTKFASETDSEVAAHLVAAEFEKTGDLPTAFTNVVKRLHGAFTLLAIHEDQPDVVLAARRNSPLVIGLGDGENFLGSDVAAFVEHTKRAISVGQDEIVILRASEIEIRTFDGAPVTPVEFEVSWDASAASKGGWSSFMAKEIADQPQAVADTLMGRLASDGSVRLSEIDGLTAEDIKNIDRIIMVACGTASYACDVAKYAIEKFARIPVQVELSHEFRYRDPIITANTLIVAVSQSGETMDTLMATRFAKEQGAKVLAICNTQGATLARESDATIYTHAGPEVAVASTKALVAQITAGYLLALFLAAGRNATEQKVLRSLGQELLKMPARVTQVLERLDDVRALGKEMANAKSVLFLGRNVGFPVAMEGALKLKELAYIHAEGFAAGELKHGPIALIEEGQPVIVIVPSPRDSDSLHPKVISNIQEIRARGAKVIAVAEDGDTDVANFAEHVIYVPSCENIFSSILTVIPLQVFALELSSAKGLDVDQPRNLAKSVTVE from the coding sequence ATGTGCGGAATCGTTGGCTACGTAGGCCCAAAGTCAACACTCGAGGTTCTGCTGGGTGGGCTTCGTCGCCTTGAATACCGCGGCTATGACTCCGCCGGCGTATCGGTTATTTCTGGCACCGGTCTGGAGACCCGCAAAAAAGCCGGCAAGCTCGACAACCTCATCAACGAGATCACCAACCACCCGCTGCCAGATGCCCACATTGGCATTGGTCACACCCGCTGGGCAACCCACGGGGCACCTACAGATGGAAATGCTCACCCGCACATCGGTGGCTCGGCCGCCAAGCTGTCTTTGATTCACAACGGAATCATCGAAAACTTCTATGAGCTCAAGGCTGAGCTGGTGGCCGCAGGCACAAAATTTGCCTCGGAGACCGATTCCGAGGTTGCCGCCCACCTGGTCGCCGCCGAGTTTGAGAAAACCGGTGACCTGCCGACCGCATTCACCAACGTGGTCAAGCGCCTGCACGGTGCCTTCACCCTGCTGGCAATTCACGAAGACCAACCCGATGTTGTTTTGGCAGCCCGTCGTAATTCTCCACTGGTAATTGGTCTGGGCGATGGCGAAAACTTTTTGGGATCAGACGTCGCGGCTTTCGTTGAGCACACCAAGCGCGCGATTTCAGTTGGTCAAGACGAGATTGTGATTTTGCGTGCCAGTGAAATTGAGATTCGCACTTTCGACGGTGCCCCGGTTACCCCGGTTGAGTTTGAGGTTAGCTGGGATGCCTCGGCCGCTTCAAAGGGTGGTTGGTCATCGTTCATGGCTAAAGAAATTGCCGACCAGCCACAGGCGGTTGCCGACACACTGATGGGTCGCTTGGCTTCCGATGGCTCGGTGCGACTTTCCGAGATTGATGGCTTGACTGCCGAGGACATCAAAAATATTGATCGCATCATCATGGTTGCTTGTGGCACAGCAAGTTACGCGTGTGATGTGGCTAAGTACGCCATCGAAAAGTTCGCGCGCATACCAGTGCAGGTTGAGCTCTCACATGAGTTCCGCTACCGCGATCCAATCATCACCGCCAACACTTTGATTGTTGCCGTTTCACAATCGGGTGAAACCATGGACACCCTCATGGCGACTCGCTTCGCCAAGGAGCAGGGCGCCAAGGTGCTGGCCATTTGCAACACCCAGGGTGCCACCCTTGCTCGTGAATCTGACGCCACCATTTACACCCACGCTGGCCCAGAGGTTGCCGTGGCTTCAACCAAGGCACTGGTTGCCCAAATCACTGCGGGCTATTTGCTGGCGTTATTCCTTGCGGCAGGTCGCAACGCCACCGAGCAAAAAGTTTTGCGCAGCCTAGGCCAAGAACTTTTGAAGATGCCGGCACGTGTGACTCAGGTGCTTGAGCGTCTTGATGATGTGCGCGCGCTTGGTAAAGAAATGGCGAATGCAAAATCGGTGTTGTTCTTGGGTCGCAATGTGGGATTCCCGGTTGCCATGGAGGGGGCGCTTAAACTCAAGGAGCTTGCCTACATTCACGCAGAGGGTTTTGCCGCCGGAGAATTGAAGCACGGGCCGATTGCTTTGATTGAAGAGGGCCAGCCGGTAATTGTGATTGTGCCAAGCCCGCGCGACAGCGACAGCCTGCACCCAAAGGTGATCTCTAACATTCAAGAAATTCGTGCTCGTGGTGCAAAGGTAATTGCTGTTGCCGAAGACGGTGACACCGATGTCGCTAACTTTGCGGAGCACGTAATTTATGTGCCAAGCTGCGAAAACATTTTCTCTTCAATCCTGACCGTGATTCCACTGCAGGTTTTTGCTCTTGAGCTTTCCAGCGCCAAGGGCCTTGACGTTGACCAGCCACGCAACCTCGCCAAGTCGGTCACAGTTGAATAA
- the coaA gene encoding type I pantothenate kinase produces the protein MSDALSPFNEISREDWAVLGNSTELPLTESEIQQIRGLGDFLDIKEVQDVYLPLSRLLNLYVTEHQKLHRSTSDFLGERAGRVPFIIGVAGSVAVGKSTVSRLLKELLSRWDGTPSVEMITTDGFLHPNEELERRGLMSRKGFPESYDRMALLEFIADVKSGAKEVSAPVYSHLIYDIVAGQRQTIKNPDVLIVEGLNVLQSPGPGQYVALSDFFDFKIYVDADTKNLTQWFLDRFEKLRDTAFTNPASYFHRYAEMPHEKALARANEIWSTINLPNLIENILPTRSRATLVLQKGAMHAVERVLLRKL, from the coding sequence GTGAGCGATGCGCTAAGCCCTTTCAACGAGATAAGTCGTGAAGACTGGGCTGTCCTCGGCAATTCAACCGAGCTTCCACTGACTGAGTCAGAAATTCAGCAAATCCGCGGGCTCGGCGACTTTCTAGATATCAAAGAGGTGCAGGACGTCTACCTGCCGCTGAGTCGCCTGCTAAATCTTTATGTGACCGAGCACCAAAAACTTCACCGCAGCACCAGCGACTTCCTCGGCGAGCGCGCTGGCCGGGTGCCATTTATTATCGGTGTTGCCGGTTCTGTGGCGGTGGGCAAGTCAACCGTTTCGCGTCTGCTCAAAGAGCTGCTCAGTCGCTGGGATGGCACGCCAAGCGTGGAGATGATCACCACCGATGGATTCCTGCACCCAAACGAGGAACTTGAGCGACGCGGGCTGATGTCTCGCAAGGGCTTCCCCGAGTCGTACGACCGCATGGCCTTGCTTGAGTTCATCGCCGATGTGAAGAGCGGTGCCAAAGAGGTTTCGGCGCCGGTCTACTCACACCTGATCTATGACATCGTTGCGGGCCAGCGACAGACAATCAAAAACCCCGATGTCTTGATCGTTGAGGGACTGAACGTTTTGCAATCACCCGGTCCCGGTCAGTATGTTGCGCTGAGCGACTTTTTTGACTTCAAGATTTACGTTGACGCCGACACAAAGAATTTGACCCAGTGGTTCTTGGATCGCTTCGAAAAGCTGCGGGACACCGCCTTTACCAACCCAGCCTCTTATTTTCACCGATACGCCGAGATGCCCCACGAGAAGGCTCTGGCCCGGGCCAACGAAATCTGGTCAACCATCAACTTGCCCAACTTGATTGAGAACATCCTGCCCACACGCTCTAGGGCCACCTTGGTGCTGCAGAAGGGCGCAATGCACGCGGTTGAGCGGGTTTTGCTTCGTAAGCTCTAG
- a CDS encoding bacteriorhodopsin-like, with protein MNTLSNALDNGQFNLVYNILSLGIASMLFTAIFLFVARERVLPRYRIAVMVSATVTAIAAYHYFRMFDNFSHAFAGAENNPDAYNVGYRYVDWLLTVPLLLVELVAVLALAKAAQSSILNRLVPAAAAMIVLGYPGDAKLDIWGIAPSVWGLLSTIPFLYILYVLFIELGKSLSRQSEAVQKKVKILRLLLIATWGVYPITFILAMGTPPGAPFNASEFVAREVGYSIADILAKCLFGLIIYSIARIKSAEDDKEFAKAEFKDA; from the coding sequence ATGAACACATTGTCTAATGCATTAGACAACGGCCAATTTAACTTGGTCTACAACATTTTGTCGCTGGGAATAGCATCGATGCTATTTACAGCGATTTTCCTATTTGTGGCTCGCGAGCGCGTATTGCCTCGTTACCGCATTGCAGTGATGGTTTCAGCGACAGTAACCGCTATCGCCGCGTACCACTACTTCCGTATGTTCGACAACTTCAGCCACGCATTTGCTGGAGCAGAAAACAATCCAGACGCATACAACGTTGGATACCGCTACGTTGACTGGCTACTAACAGTGCCATTGCTATTGGTTGAATTGGTTGCAGTACTTGCACTTGCTAAGGCAGCCCAGAGCTCAATCTTGAACCGCTTGGTTCCTGCAGCAGCAGCAATGATTGTTCTTGGTTACCCTGGTGACGCAAAGCTAGACATCTGGGGCATCGCGCCATCAGTATGGGGCTTGCTATCAACCATTCCTTTCCTATACATCCTGTACGTACTATTCATTGAGCTTGGCAAGAGCTTGTCTCGCCAGTCAGAGGCAGTACAGAAGAAGGTAAAGATTCTGCGCCTATTGCTAATTGCAACCTGGGGCGTTTACCCAATCACCTTCATCTTGGCAATGGGTACCCCTCCGGGTGCACCGTTCAACGCCAGTGAGTTTGTAGCTCGTGAAGTTGGATACAGCATTGCTGACATCCTGGCCAAGTGTCTATTTGGTCTGATCATCTACAGCATCGCTCGTATCAAGTCAGCTGAAGATGACAAGGAATTCGCAAAGGCAGAGTTCAAAGACGCCTAA
- the glmM gene encoding phosphoglucosamine mutase, which yields MARLFGTDGVRGLANRDLTAELATKLAQAAAIILGEDARARGIKPKAVIGRDPRISGEFLAAAISSGLASSGVDVFDAGVLPTPATAFLTDDLDADFGVMISASHNPAPDNGIKFFARGGHKLADEIEDKIEAAMSAEPLAPVGAAVGRVQRFADAEDRYIVHLLRSLPNRLDGLTVVVDCAHGAAAGVSPQVFTDAGAKVIVIGADPDGNNINEGYGSTHMSALQAAVLEHGADFGVAHDGDADRCLAVDASGAIIDGDQIMAILALSLKERGQLARNTLVATVMSNLGLRIAMKEHDINLIETGVGDRYVLEEMRAGGYTLGGEQSGHVIFAQYATTGDGILTGLKIGAEIARTKKSLAELASVMKIYPQVLINVPGVDKSRVNTDAEVQQAVAAAESELHGTGRVLLRASGTEPLVRVMVEAADEGTAQSWADRIARVVEKQLAL from the coding sequence ATGGCGAGACTCTTTGGCACCGATGGTGTTCGAGGTCTCGCCAATCGTGATTTAACGGCAGAACTTGCCACCAAACTCGCGCAAGCCGCCGCCATCATTCTTGGTGAAGATGCCCGCGCTCGCGGAATTAAACCAAAGGCCGTTATTGGTCGCGACCCACGCATCTCTGGCGAATTTTTAGCGGCAGCAATTTCCTCCGGTCTGGCCAGCTCTGGTGTTGATGTATTTGACGCTGGCGTACTACCCACACCGGCAACCGCATTTCTTACCGATGACCTTGACGCTGACTTTGGTGTGATGATTTCTGCTTCACACAACCCAGCTCCTGACAACGGAATTAAATTCTTTGCTCGCGGCGGTCACAAACTTGCTGATGAAATCGAAGACAAAATTGAGGCCGCAATGTCTGCCGAGCCACTGGCTCCTGTAGGCGCAGCGGTTGGTCGAGTGCAGCGCTTTGCCGATGCAGAAGATCGATACATTGTGCACCTGCTGCGTTCGCTGCCTAATCGACTAGATGGCCTGACCGTGGTAGTTGACTGTGCCCACGGAGCGGCTGCCGGAGTTTCACCCCAGGTATTCACCGATGCTGGTGCCAAGGTAATCGTGATTGGCGCAGACCCAGACGGCAACAACATCAACGAGGGTTACGGATCAACCCACATGTCGGCACTCCAGGCTGCGGTGCTCGAGCACGGTGCAGATTTTGGTGTAGCCCACGACGGTGATGCCGATCGTTGCCTTGCGGTAGATGCATCGGGTGCAATTATTGACGGCGATCAGATCATGGCAATTTTGGCGCTATCGCTAAAAGAACGCGGCCAGCTAGCCCGCAACACTTTGGTGGCCACCGTGATGTCAAACCTTGGACTTCGTATCGCCATGAAGGAACACGACATCAACCTGATTGAAACCGGAGTGGGAGACCGCTACGTTCTTGAAGAGATGCGCGCCGGTGGTTACACACTTGGTGGCGAGCAGTCTGGTCACGTGATTTTTGCGCAGTATGCAACCACCGGTGATGGAATTCTTACCGGCCTAAAAATCGGTGCCGAGATCGCTCGCACTAAAAAGTCTTTGGCCGAGTTGGCATCGGTGATGAAGATTTATCCTCAGGTGCTAATCAACGTTCCTGGCGTAGATAAGAGTCGTGTCAACACCGATGCAGAAGTTCAACAGGCGGTTGCCGCGGCAGAGTCAGAGTTACACGGCACCGGCCGAGTTCTCTTGCGTGCTTCGGGAACCGAGCCACTGGTGCGCGTAATGGTTGAGGCAGCCGATGAAGGCACCGCGCAATCTTGGGCTGATCGAATTGCCCGCGTGGTTGAGAAACAACTCGCGCTCTAA
- the rpsI gene encoding 30S ribosomal protein S9 → MSKETVETTPESYTTETPAAKAAPVKSRGPLTTPGAGLGRRKEAVARVRIMPGTGVIKVNGRELADYFPNKLHQQLITDPFTVLDLKNAYDVVARIHGGGIAGQAGALRLGIARALNEIDRDNNRPSLKKAGFLKRDPRVIERKKAGLKKARKASQFSKR, encoded by the coding sequence GTGTCAAAAGAAACCGTAGAAACCACACCAGAGAGCTACACCACCGAGACCCCAGCAGCTAAGGCTGCTCCGGTTAAGTCACGTGGCCCACTTACCACACCAGGCGCAGGCCTAGGTCGTCGTAAGGAAGCTGTTGCACGTGTTCGCATCATGCCAGGCACCGGAGTTATCAAGGTGAACGGTCGCGAGCTTGCAGATTACTTCCCAAACAAGTTGCACCAGCAGCTAATCACCGATCCATTCACCGTTCTTGATCTAAAGAACGCGTACGACGTTGTTGCTCGTATCCACGGTGGTGGCATCGCTGGTCAGGCAGGTGCGCTTCGTCTAGGTATCGCTCGTGCACTAAACGAGATCGACCGCGACAACAACCGCCCTTCACTAAAGAAGGCAGGCTTCCTAAAGCGCGACCCTCGTGTTATCGAGCGCAAGAAGGCTGGTCTAAAGAAGGCACGTAAGGCTTCACAGTTCTCGAAGCGTTAA
- the rplM gene encoding 50S ribosomal protein L13, which yields MRTYSPKAHELSNEWLVIDATDVVLGRLATHAAALLRGKHKPTFAPHMDNGDFVVIINAEKVALTGSKLKQKKAYRHSGYPGGLTATTYAELLEKSPEKAVEKAIKGMLPHNKLGATQLNKLKVYAGAEHPHAAQQPKPFIIDQVAQ from the coding sequence GTGCGTACTTATTCTCCAAAGGCTCACGAGCTGAGCAACGAGTGGCTAGTCATCGACGCCACCGATGTAGTTCTCGGCCGTCTAGCAACCCACGCAGCAGCATTGTTGCGCGGCAAGCACAAGCCAACCTTTGCTCCTCACATGGACAACGGTGATTTCGTTGTGATCATCAACGCTGAGAAGGTTGCTCTAACCGGTTCAAAGCTAAAGCAGAAGAAGGCTTACCGTCACTCTGGTTACCCAGGTGGTTTGACTGCTACTACTTATGCAGAACTTCTAGAGAAGTCACCTGAGAAGGCTGTTGAAAAAGCCATCAAGGGAATGCTTCCTCACAACAAGCTAGGTGCAACCCAGCTAAACAAACTTAAGGTTTACGCAGGTGCAGAGCACCCACACGCTGCACAGCAGCCAAAGCCTTTCATCATCGACCAGGTAGCTCAGTAA